One Plectropomus leopardus isolate mb chromosome 1, YSFRI_Pleo_2.0, whole genome shotgun sequence DNA segment encodes these proteins:
- the LOC121945283 gene encoding cartilage intermediate layer protein 1 isoform X1 codes for MSVKPLLLLLLILGITAATVVAAQGSWRRDNKDSDDNYEWTTWFNVDHPGGRGDYEQLEAIRFYYRARVCETPKAIEARTTEWVPARETGETVHADPSVGFWCLNEEQGPERNCSNYAVRFLCPKDSENTQGNWGPWSDWSPCPALCGQVGVQLRSRNCQSRSIPCSGPKVEGKACNGPECPQTECSLQCVMGKVNAECDACVCKEHILLGSVRGAGGLTAEGATILRYGKLLTLTDHNGHFRIPGICPDGNTTLTVSLQGHATLSVVVPHSAERTSVLSVQLKRTEKLHVLSNPESKVRREGQTAAFCCKVAGTPQPDKYQWFHNDSLLEEHSESTLVLKNLRLEQTGEYYCRASGPSGAIKTKPATLKVLGRDEHSCNPTPESHLIRLPHDCYQNSTDSYYYDVGKCPSSTCAGKLDNGIRCKDKVAYCCGVKKMEERQLTCQGYQLPTMVVTECGCQKCVDTKAIVHGRAIAADNGEPMRFGHVFMNGVRISRTGYKGTFSVQVPPDTERLVLTFVDNMHKFVNTTKVLPFNPKGGAVYHEIKLLRKKAPVTISSTEINTLELGEVEGQESMVQIQIPPYSFYTEKGEVFTGNVNASVTFLDPRDVSTAATVQSDLNFVGDEGDTLPLRTYGMFSVDFRGEENNEPLNAGEVKVFLDSAQVKMSEHLDTMKLWSLNPDTGLWEEEGSLQMEKKKRGKREERTFLIGNMEIRERRLFNLDVPENRRCYVKVRAFRSERFMPSEQVEGVVVSLINMEPTAGYSTNPRAWGRFDSVITGPNGACLPAFCDEQKADAYSAYVMANLGGEELEAVSSAPKLNPNLIGVPQPYLDKLNYRRTDHEDPRVKKTAFSINVAKPSPNTAEESNGPVYAFENLKDCEEAPFSAAHFRFSRVEGDRYDYNTVPFNEDDPMSWTEDYLSWWPKPMEYRACYIKVKINSPHEINVRSRNMGGTHPKTVGQLYGLRDTRSIRDMDQATISAVCLEFKCSGMLYDQERVDRTLVKVIPQGSCKRDQVNSMLQEYLVNHLPLAVNNDTNEFTMLAPLDPLGHNYGIYTVTDQDPRTAKEIALGRCFDGTSDGTSRVMKSNEGVALTFTCGDREVTHQSVFQSLQTAQGQAVTSVVRGEGRQNRRRQRANAPRSSRRRSTRNPTGKSAKATS; via the exons ATGTCGGTGaagcctcttcttcttcttcttctcatcCTGGGAATCACTGCAGCCACTGTTGTTGCAGCTCAAG GATCGTGGAGAAGAGACAACAAAGACTCTGATG ACAACTACGAATGGACCACATGGTTCAACGTTGATCACCCAGGGGGTCGCGGAGACTATGAGCAGCTGGAGGCCATTCGCTTCTACTACCGTGCCCGAGTGTGTGAGACTCCCAAGGCAATCGAAGCCAGGACCACTGAATGGGTCCCAGCCCGTGAAACTGGGGAGACGGTCCACGCAGACCCCTCTGTGGGCTTCTGGTGCCTCAATGAGGAGCAGGGCCCTGAACGCAACTGCTCCAACTACGCAGTCCGTTTTCTCTGTCCCAAAG acAGCGAGAACACTCAAGGTAACTGGGGTCCATGGTCAGACTGGAGCCCATGCCCTGCCCTCTGTGGTCAGGTTGGGGTCCAGCTGCGCTCCAGAAACTGCCAGTCTCGCTCTATACCTTGCAGTGGGCCAAAAGTAGAAGGAAAAGCATGCAATGGACCTGAGTGCCCACAAACAG AGTGCTCCCTGCAGTGCGTGATGGGAAAGGTGAATGCTGAGTGtgacgcgtgtgtgtgtaaagaaCACATCTTGCTTGGTTCTGTTCGTGGTGCCGGGGGTCTCACTGCTGAGGGGGCTACCATCCTTCGCTATGGCAAACTCCTTACTCTTACCGACCACAACGGGCATTTCCGCATCCCTGGTATCTGCCCAGATGGCAACACCACCCTGACAGTTAGCCTGCAGGGTCACGCAACCCTTAGTGTTGTTGTGCCCCACAGTGCTGAACGAACTTCTGTCCTCAGCGTTCAGCTGAAAAGAACAG AGAAGCTTCATGTGTTGAGCAACCCTGAGAGCAAGGTCCGCAGGGAGGGACAAACTGCTGCCTTCTGCTGCAAAGTGGCAGGAACACCACAACCAGACAAGTACCAATG GTTTCATAACGACAGTCTCCTCGAGGAGCACTCTGAGAGCACCTTGGTCCTAAAAAATCTGCGTCTTGAGCAAACTGGGGAATACTACTGCAGAGCAAGTGGTCCCTCTGGGGCTATAAAGACCAAACCAGCTACACTCAAAGTCTTAG GTAGAGATGAGCATTCATGTAATCCAACGCCTGAATCTCACCTCATCCGGCTTCCACATGACTGCTACCAAAACAGCACAGACTCCTACTACTACGATGTGGGCAAGTGCCCTTCAAGTACATGCGCTGGAAAGCTGGACAATGGCATCAGGTGCAAAGACAAAGTGGCTTACTGCTGTGGTGTCAAAAAGATGGAGGAGAGGCAGCTAACATGCCAGGGCTACCAACTGCCCACCATGGTGGTGACGGAGTGCGGCTGCCAGAAATGTGTGGACACCAAGGCTATTGTGCACGGTAGGGCCATTGCTGCAGACAATGGTGAGCCAATGAGGTTTGGCCATGTCTTTATGAATGGTGTCAGAATCAGCCGCACGGGCTACAAAGGTACATTCTCCGTCCAGGTTCCTCCGGACACAGAGAGGCTAGTCCTGACTTTTGTGGACAACATGCATAAGTTTGTCAACACCACAAAGGTACTCCCATTTAACCCCAAAGGAGGGGCTGTTTACCATGAGATCAAACTCCTGAGGAAGAAAGCTCCTGTGACCATCAGCTCTACGGAAATCAACACTCTGGAGCTCGGGGAGGTGGAAGGCCAGGAGTCAATGGTTCAAATCCAGATTCCCCCCTACTCCTTCTACACGGAAAAGGGAGAAGTCTTCACAGGCAATGTTAATGCTAGCGTAACGTTCCTCGACCCCAGAGATGTCTCCACAGCTGCTACAGTTCAAAGTGATCTCAACTTCGTAGGAGATGAAGGAGATACCTTGCCGCTGAGAACCTACGGGATGTTCTCAGTTGACTTTAGAGGTGAGGAAAACAATGAGCCCCTGAACGCAGGTGAAGTGAAGGTCTTCCTGGATTCTGCCCAGGTGAAGATGTCTGAGCACCTCGATACCATGAAGCTGTGGTCACTGAACCCTGACACTGGCctgtgggaggaggaggggagtctgcagatggagaagaaaaaaagaggcaaaaggGAGGAGAGGACCTTCCTGATAGGTAACATGGAGATCAGAGAGAGACGTCTTTTTAACCTGGACGTCCCAGAAAACCGCAGGTGCTATGTAAAAGTGAGGGCCTTCCGCAGTGAACGCTTCATGCCCAGCGAGCAGGTGGAGGGAGTTGTGGTGAGTCTTATAAACATGGAGCCCACAGCTGGCTACTCCACTAACCCACGTGCATGGGGCCGTTTTGACAGTGTCATCACTGGTCCCAATGGCGCCTGTCTTCCCGCCTTCTGTGATGAACAAAAAGCTGATGCCTACTCTGCCTATGTCATGGCCAACCTTGGAGGAGAGGAGCTGGAGGCTGTCTCCTCTGCTCCCAAACTCAATCCCAACCTCATTGGAGTGCCCCAGCCTTACCTGGATAAGCTGAACTACAGGCGGACAGACCACGAGGACCCAAGAGTAAAGAAGACTGCATTCAGCATCAATGTGGCAAAACCAAGCCCCAACACAGCTGAGGAAAGCAACGGACCAGTGTATGCATTTGAGAACTTGAAAGATTGTGAGGAGGCCCCGTTCAGTGCGGCACACTTCCGCTTCTCAAGAGTAGAAGGAGATCGCTACGATTACAACACAGTGCCGTTCAATGAAGATGACCCAATGAGCTGGACGGAGGACTACCTGAGCTGGTGGCCCAAGCCGATGGAGTACCGGGCTTGCTACATCAAAGTCAAAATCAACAGCCCACATGAGATCAATGTGAGGTCCCGCAACATGGGTGGCACCCACCCGAAGACTGTAGGCCAGCTGTATGGCCTCCGAGACACTCGCAGCATTCGTGACATGGACCAGGCAACTATTTCAGCTGTGTGCCTGGAGTTCAAGTGCAGTGGGATGCTGTATGATCAGGAGCGTGTAGATCGTACCCTGGTGAAGGTGATTCCACAAGGAAGCTGTAAGAGAGATCAGGTCAACTCTATGCTCCAAGAGTATCTAGTCAACCACCTTCCCCTGGCTGTCAACAATGACACCAATGAGTTCACCATGCTGGCACCTCTAGACCCTCTTGGCCATAACTACGGCATTTACACAGTAACAGACCAGGATCCCCGCACAGCCAAAGAGATTGCACTTGGACGCTGTTTTGACGGCACTTCTGATGGTACATCTCGTGTCATGAAGAGCAACGAGGGCGTAGCACTGACGTTTACCTGTGGAGATCGTGAGGTGACACACCAGAGTGTCTTCCAGTCCCTGCAGACTGCTCAAGGTCAGGCAGTAACAAGCGTGGTGAGAGGAGAAGGCAGGCAGAACCGACGCCGGCAGAGAGCTAATGCACCCCGCAGCAGCCGTAGACGAAGCACCAGAAATCCCACAGGCAAGTCCGCAAAGGCCACAAGCTAA
- the LOC121945283 gene encoding cartilage intermediate layer protein 1 isoform X2 — MSVKPLLLLLLILGITAATVVAAQDNYEWTTWFNVDHPGGRGDYEQLEAIRFYYRARVCETPKAIEARTTEWVPARETGETVHADPSVGFWCLNEEQGPERNCSNYAVRFLCPKDSENTQGNWGPWSDWSPCPALCGQVGVQLRSRNCQSRSIPCSGPKVEGKACNGPECPQTECSLQCVMGKVNAECDACVCKEHILLGSVRGAGGLTAEGATILRYGKLLTLTDHNGHFRIPGICPDGNTTLTVSLQGHATLSVVVPHSAERTSVLSVQLKRTEKLHVLSNPESKVRREGQTAAFCCKVAGTPQPDKYQWFHNDSLLEEHSESTLVLKNLRLEQTGEYYCRASGPSGAIKTKPATLKVLGRDEHSCNPTPESHLIRLPHDCYQNSTDSYYYDVGKCPSSTCAGKLDNGIRCKDKVAYCCGVKKMEERQLTCQGYQLPTMVVTECGCQKCVDTKAIVHGRAIAADNGEPMRFGHVFMNGVRISRTGYKGTFSVQVPPDTERLVLTFVDNMHKFVNTTKVLPFNPKGGAVYHEIKLLRKKAPVTISSTEINTLELGEVEGQESMVQIQIPPYSFYTEKGEVFTGNVNASVTFLDPRDVSTAATVQSDLNFVGDEGDTLPLRTYGMFSVDFRGEENNEPLNAGEVKVFLDSAQVKMSEHLDTMKLWSLNPDTGLWEEEGSLQMEKKKRGKREERTFLIGNMEIRERRLFNLDVPENRRCYVKVRAFRSERFMPSEQVEGVVVSLINMEPTAGYSTNPRAWGRFDSVITGPNGACLPAFCDEQKADAYSAYVMANLGGEELEAVSSAPKLNPNLIGVPQPYLDKLNYRRTDHEDPRVKKTAFSINVAKPSPNTAEESNGPVYAFENLKDCEEAPFSAAHFRFSRVEGDRYDYNTVPFNEDDPMSWTEDYLSWWPKPMEYRACYIKVKINSPHEINVRSRNMGGTHPKTVGQLYGLRDTRSIRDMDQATISAVCLEFKCSGMLYDQERVDRTLVKVIPQGSCKRDQVNSMLQEYLVNHLPLAVNNDTNEFTMLAPLDPLGHNYGIYTVTDQDPRTAKEIALGRCFDGTSDGTSRVMKSNEGVALTFTCGDREVTHQSVFQSLQTAQGQAVTSVVRGEGRQNRRRQRANAPRSSRRRSTRNPTGKSAKATS, encoded by the exons ATGTCGGTGaagcctcttcttcttcttcttctcatcCTGGGAATCACTGCAGCCACTGTTGTTGCAGCTCAAG ACAACTACGAATGGACCACATGGTTCAACGTTGATCACCCAGGGGGTCGCGGAGACTATGAGCAGCTGGAGGCCATTCGCTTCTACTACCGTGCCCGAGTGTGTGAGACTCCCAAGGCAATCGAAGCCAGGACCACTGAATGGGTCCCAGCCCGTGAAACTGGGGAGACGGTCCACGCAGACCCCTCTGTGGGCTTCTGGTGCCTCAATGAGGAGCAGGGCCCTGAACGCAACTGCTCCAACTACGCAGTCCGTTTTCTCTGTCCCAAAG acAGCGAGAACACTCAAGGTAACTGGGGTCCATGGTCAGACTGGAGCCCATGCCCTGCCCTCTGTGGTCAGGTTGGGGTCCAGCTGCGCTCCAGAAACTGCCAGTCTCGCTCTATACCTTGCAGTGGGCCAAAAGTAGAAGGAAAAGCATGCAATGGACCTGAGTGCCCACAAACAG AGTGCTCCCTGCAGTGCGTGATGGGAAAGGTGAATGCTGAGTGtgacgcgtgtgtgtgtaaagaaCACATCTTGCTTGGTTCTGTTCGTGGTGCCGGGGGTCTCACTGCTGAGGGGGCTACCATCCTTCGCTATGGCAAACTCCTTACTCTTACCGACCACAACGGGCATTTCCGCATCCCTGGTATCTGCCCAGATGGCAACACCACCCTGACAGTTAGCCTGCAGGGTCACGCAACCCTTAGTGTTGTTGTGCCCCACAGTGCTGAACGAACTTCTGTCCTCAGCGTTCAGCTGAAAAGAACAG AGAAGCTTCATGTGTTGAGCAACCCTGAGAGCAAGGTCCGCAGGGAGGGACAAACTGCTGCCTTCTGCTGCAAAGTGGCAGGAACACCACAACCAGACAAGTACCAATG GTTTCATAACGACAGTCTCCTCGAGGAGCACTCTGAGAGCACCTTGGTCCTAAAAAATCTGCGTCTTGAGCAAACTGGGGAATACTACTGCAGAGCAAGTGGTCCCTCTGGGGCTATAAAGACCAAACCAGCTACACTCAAAGTCTTAG GTAGAGATGAGCATTCATGTAATCCAACGCCTGAATCTCACCTCATCCGGCTTCCACATGACTGCTACCAAAACAGCACAGACTCCTACTACTACGATGTGGGCAAGTGCCCTTCAAGTACATGCGCTGGAAAGCTGGACAATGGCATCAGGTGCAAAGACAAAGTGGCTTACTGCTGTGGTGTCAAAAAGATGGAGGAGAGGCAGCTAACATGCCAGGGCTACCAACTGCCCACCATGGTGGTGACGGAGTGCGGCTGCCAGAAATGTGTGGACACCAAGGCTATTGTGCACGGTAGGGCCATTGCTGCAGACAATGGTGAGCCAATGAGGTTTGGCCATGTCTTTATGAATGGTGTCAGAATCAGCCGCACGGGCTACAAAGGTACATTCTCCGTCCAGGTTCCTCCGGACACAGAGAGGCTAGTCCTGACTTTTGTGGACAACATGCATAAGTTTGTCAACACCACAAAGGTACTCCCATTTAACCCCAAAGGAGGGGCTGTTTACCATGAGATCAAACTCCTGAGGAAGAAAGCTCCTGTGACCATCAGCTCTACGGAAATCAACACTCTGGAGCTCGGGGAGGTGGAAGGCCAGGAGTCAATGGTTCAAATCCAGATTCCCCCCTACTCCTTCTACACGGAAAAGGGAGAAGTCTTCACAGGCAATGTTAATGCTAGCGTAACGTTCCTCGACCCCAGAGATGTCTCCACAGCTGCTACAGTTCAAAGTGATCTCAACTTCGTAGGAGATGAAGGAGATACCTTGCCGCTGAGAACCTACGGGATGTTCTCAGTTGACTTTAGAGGTGAGGAAAACAATGAGCCCCTGAACGCAGGTGAAGTGAAGGTCTTCCTGGATTCTGCCCAGGTGAAGATGTCTGAGCACCTCGATACCATGAAGCTGTGGTCACTGAACCCTGACACTGGCctgtgggaggaggaggggagtctgcagatggagaagaaaaaaagaggcaaaaggGAGGAGAGGACCTTCCTGATAGGTAACATGGAGATCAGAGAGAGACGTCTTTTTAACCTGGACGTCCCAGAAAACCGCAGGTGCTATGTAAAAGTGAGGGCCTTCCGCAGTGAACGCTTCATGCCCAGCGAGCAGGTGGAGGGAGTTGTGGTGAGTCTTATAAACATGGAGCCCACAGCTGGCTACTCCACTAACCCACGTGCATGGGGCCGTTTTGACAGTGTCATCACTGGTCCCAATGGCGCCTGTCTTCCCGCCTTCTGTGATGAACAAAAAGCTGATGCCTACTCTGCCTATGTCATGGCCAACCTTGGAGGAGAGGAGCTGGAGGCTGTCTCCTCTGCTCCCAAACTCAATCCCAACCTCATTGGAGTGCCCCAGCCTTACCTGGATAAGCTGAACTACAGGCGGACAGACCACGAGGACCCAAGAGTAAAGAAGACTGCATTCAGCATCAATGTGGCAAAACCAAGCCCCAACACAGCTGAGGAAAGCAACGGACCAGTGTATGCATTTGAGAACTTGAAAGATTGTGAGGAGGCCCCGTTCAGTGCGGCACACTTCCGCTTCTCAAGAGTAGAAGGAGATCGCTACGATTACAACACAGTGCCGTTCAATGAAGATGACCCAATGAGCTGGACGGAGGACTACCTGAGCTGGTGGCCCAAGCCGATGGAGTACCGGGCTTGCTACATCAAAGTCAAAATCAACAGCCCACATGAGATCAATGTGAGGTCCCGCAACATGGGTGGCACCCACCCGAAGACTGTAGGCCAGCTGTATGGCCTCCGAGACACTCGCAGCATTCGTGACATGGACCAGGCAACTATTTCAGCTGTGTGCCTGGAGTTCAAGTGCAGTGGGATGCTGTATGATCAGGAGCGTGTAGATCGTACCCTGGTGAAGGTGATTCCACAAGGAAGCTGTAAGAGAGATCAGGTCAACTCTATGCTCCAAGAGTATCTAGTCAACCACCTTCCCCTGGCTGTCAACAATGACACCAATGAGTTCACCATGCTGGCACCTCTAGACCCTCTTGGCCATAACTACGGCATTTACACAGTAACAGACCAGGATCCCCGCACAGCCAAAGAGATTGCACTTGGACGCTGTTTTGACGGCACTTCTGATGGTACATCTCGTGTCATGAAGAGCAACGAGGGCGTAGCACTGACGTTTACCTGTGGAGATCGTGAGGTGACACACCAGAGTGTCTTCCAGTCCCTGCAGACTGCTCAAGGTCAGGCAGTAACAAGCGTGGTGAGAGGAGAAGGCAGGCAGAACCGACGCCGGCAGAGAGCTAATGCACCCCGCAGCAGCCGTAGACGAAGCACCAGAAATCCCACAGGCAAGTCCGCAAAGGCCACAAGCTAA